From Equus przewalskii isolate Varuska chromosome 28, EquPr2, whole genome shotgun sequence, a single genomic window includes:
- the CCDC110 gene encoding coiled-coil domain-containing protein 110 isoform X1: protein MSPEKHHEEEDDVDCVLLSASKILNSSEWVKESGGSETEYGCASEAENQIQPRSALKALQHQLESFQALRIQTLQNVSMVQSEISEILNKSIIEVENPQPNSEKNLVFSPHIEKAVPIENQEEILSMEKIHHFEDSRTLHSMEEKSSSDSINSLSQGINTPSQIHFKDILTLKTSTDNSVPNIIMSPSEDSDKLKNYNNLYSFLPNAPQNMMSQTDTVILDKSKITMPFLKHGFCENLDDICLSIKQMKEELQKSHDRELALTNQLQTLKTDANVPTNGKYDLSPTHKEKIYFIKEENIESNLNEDIKSKRISELEALLNKLLPLRGTASKFHVNFCRKCKKLSKSEIHRGKRNEKNNKEIPITGKNITDLKFHSRVPRHTLSFFDPTNEMKNKERQPFVVKHGSTVFENERTPKVNSVTEQCVAKVQYLQNYLKESIQIQKKVTELENENLTLKTKIKPLVFTTQSLIQKIEIHEKQLKNLVEEKNTIQSKLVKTEENGKECLKELKKIISKYNALQGHNKTLEEKNSQLSLEKQQMIETLDQLKSKEHKTQNDMAIVNEENSRLSIEMESMKTNILLIQDEKEMLEEKTYQLLKEKSSLENELKENKLEIMQLKEKERLAKTEQETLLQIIETVKNEKFNLETTLQECTAARQKMEREIENIQTYHSTAEENFLKEIQNAKSEASIYKNSLSEMSNECEMLSKMVMEIKTDNQILKEELKKHSQENVNFENSISRLTEDKVLLENYVRSIENERDTLEFEMRNLQRDYLNLSEKMCSQHGDLAKMGYISRREKFHFDNYDTREDTSSPRSRPLAPDLKGIPSKLYQLLPSKICK from the exons AATATGGCTGCGCGTCAGAAGCAGAAAATCAAATCCAACCACGGTCAGCATTGAAA GCCCTTCAGCATCAATTGGAGTCATTTCAGGCTCTCCGAATACAGACTTTGCAGAATGTTAGCATG gtACAGTCTGAAATCAGTGAAATACTGAACAAAAGTATTATTGAAGTAGAAAACCCACAACCgaactcagaaaaaaatctgGTATTCAGCCCACACATTGAAAAGGCTGTG CCTAtagagaatcaagaagaaatcCTTTCTATGGAGAAAATTCATCATTTTGAGGATTCCAGGACTCTTCATTCAATGGAAGAAAAATCCAGTAGCGATAGCATTAATAGTCTCTCTCAAGGTATAAATACTCCATCCCAGATACATTTCAAGGACATATTAACTTTGAAAACCTCAACAGATAATTCAGTTCCAAACATAATTATGAGCCCTTCAGAAGATTCTGACAAGTTGAAGAATTATAATAACCTTTATAGTTTTCTACCTAATGCACCTCAAAATATGATGTCTCAAACTGATACGGTAATTCTGGATAAATCCAAAATCACTATGCCTTTTCTCAAGCATGgattttgtgaaaatttagaTGATATTTGCCTTTCTATCAAACAAATGAAGGAGGAGCTTCAAAAATCACATGATAGGGAACTAGCACTTACGAATCAACTTCAAACTTTAAAAACTGATGCAAATGTTCCAACTAATGGTAAATATGACCTGTCCCCCactcacaaggaaaaaatttactttattaaggaagaaaatatagaaagtaacttaaatgaagatataaaatcaaagagaatttcAGAATTAGAGGCATTACTAAACAAATTACTCCCACTCAGGGGAACAGCGTCaaaattccatgtgaatttttgtaggaaatgtaaaaaattatCTAAGAGTGAAATACACAGGggaaaaaggaatgagaaaaacaacaaGGAAATTCCCATCACTGGCAAGAATATTACAGATTTAAAATTCCATTCCAGAGTTCCAAGACATACACTGTCATTTTTTGACccaacaaatgaaatgaaaaacaaagaaaggcaaCCATTTGTAGTAAAACACGGATCAACAGTATTTGAAAATGAGAGAACACCCAAAGTCAATTCTGTCACTGAGCAGTGTGTTGCAAAAGTTCAGTACTTACAGAATTACCTAAAAGAATCTATACAGATACAGAAAAAAGTAACGGAACTGGAGAATGAAAATCTAACCCTTAAGACCAAAATAAAACCGCTAGTCTTTACCACACAATCTCTGATACAGAAAATTGAAATACATGAAAAGCAACTTAAGAATTTGGTTGAAGAAAAGAACACTATTCAGTCCAAGCTagttaaaacagaagaaaatggtaAAGAATGTcttaaagaattgaaaaaaataattagtaaatataaTGCTCTCCAAGGACATAATAAAActctagaggaaaaaaatagtcaactttctttggagaaacaaCAAATGATAGAAACTCTAGATCAACTGAAAAGTAAGGAACACAAAACTCAAAATGATATGGCCATTGTCAATGAAGAAAACAGTCGATTGAGTATAGAAATGgaatcaatgaaaacaaatattctgTTGATACAAGATGAAAAGGAAATGTTAGAGGAAAAAACATAccagcttttaaaagaaaaaagctcacttgaaaatgaactgaaagaaaacaagCTAGAGATAATGcaactgaaagagaaagaaagattggcaaaaaCTGAACAAGAGACACTTCTTCAAATAATAGAaacagttaaaaatgaaaaatttaatctTGAAACAACATTACAAGAATGTACTGCTGCTAgacaaaagatggaaagagaaattgagaatattCAAACTTACCACTCTACTGCAGAAgagaattttctgaaagaaatacaaaatgcaaaATCAGAAGCAAGTATTTATAAGAACAGCTTGTCAGAAATGAGCAATGAATGCGAAATGTTATCAAAAATGgtaatggaaattaaaacagataATCAGATTCtaaaagaagaactaaaaaaaCATAgtcaagaaaatgtaaattttgagaACAGCATCAGTAGACTCACAGAAGACAAAGTACTTTTAGAAAACTATGTAAGAAGTATAGAAAATGAAAGGGATACCCTCGAATTTGAGATGCGGAATCTTCAAAGAGATTATTTAAATCTAAGTGAAAAAATGTGTAGTCAGCATGGTGACCTAGCAAAAATGGGTTACATTTCgagaagagagaaattccatTTTGACAACTATGATACTCGTGAAGACACCTCCAGTCCCAGGAGTAGACCTTTAGCTCCTGATTTGAAAG gaattcCAAGTAAACTGTATCAACTACTTCCATCCaagatatgtaaataa
- the CCDC110 gene encoding coiled-coil domain-containing protein 110 isoform X2 — MPLPHGKAEYRKDRGNICILLSTDCSLEYGCASEAENQIQPRSALKALQHQLESFQALRIQTLQNVSMVQSEISEILNKSIIEVENPQPNSEKNLVFSPHIEKAVPIENQEEILSMEKIHHFEDSRTLHSMEEKSSSDSINSLSQGINTPSQIHFKDILTLKTSTDNSVPNIIMSPSEDSDKLKNYNNLYSFLPNAPQNMMSQTDTVILDKSKITMPFLKHGFCENLDDICLSIKQMKEELQKSHDRELALTNQLQTLKTDANVPTNGKYDLSPTHKEKIYFIKEENIESNLNEDIKSKRISELEALLNKLLPLRGTASKFHVNFCRKCKKLSKSEIHRGKRNEKNNKEIPITGKNITDLKFHSRVPRHTLSFFDPTNEMKNKERQPFVVKHGSTVFENERTPKVNSVTEQCVAKVQYLQNYLKESIQIQKKVTELENENLTLKTKIKPLVFTTQSLIQKIEIHEKQLKNLVEEKNTIQSKLVKTEENGKECLKELKKIISKYNALQGHNKTLEEKNSQLSLEKQQMIETLDQLKSKEHKTQNDMAIVNEENSRLSIEMESMKTNILLIQDEKEMLEEKTYQLLKEKSSLENELKENKLEIMQLKEKERLAKTEQETLLQIIETVKNEKFNLETTLQECTAARQKMEREIENIQTYHSTAEENFLKEIQNAKSEASIYKNSLSEMSNECEMLSKMVMEIKTDNQILKEELKKHSQENVNFENSISRLTEDKVLLENYVRSIENERDTLEFEMRNLQRDYLNLSEKMCSQHGDLAKMGYISRREKFHFDNYDTREDTSSPRSRPLAPDLKGIPSKLYQLLPSKICK; from the exons AATATGGCTGCGCGTCAGAAGCAGAAAATCAAATCCAACCACGGTCAGCATTGAAA GCCCTTCAGCATCAATTGGAGTCATTTCAGGCTCTCCGAATACAGACTTTGCAGAATGTTAGCATG gtACAGTCTGAAATCAGTGAAATACTGAACAAAAGTATTATTGAAGTAGAAAACCCACAACCgaactcagaaaaaaatctgGTATTCAGCCCACACATTGAAAAGGCTGTG CCTAtagagaatcaagaagaaatcCTTTCTATGGAGAAAATTCATCATTTTGAGGATTCCAGGACTCTTCATTCAATGGAAGAAAAATCCAGTAGCGATAGCATTAATAGTCTCTCTCAAGGTATAAATACTCCATCCCAGATACATTTCAAGGACATATTAACTTTGAAAACCTCAACAGATAATTCAGTTCCAAACATAATTATGAGCCCTTCAGAAGATTCTGACAAGTTGAAGAATTATAATAACCTTTATAGTTTTCTACCTAATGCACCTCAAAATATGATGTCTCAAACTGATACGGTAATTCTGGATAAATCCAAAATCACTATGCCTTTTCTCAAGCATGgattttgtgaaaatttagaTGATATTTGCCTTTCTATCAAACAAATGAAGGAGGAGCTTCAAAAATCACATGATAGGGAACTAGCACTTACGAATCAACTTCAAACTTTAAAAACTGATGCAAATGTTCCAACTAATGGTAAATATGACCTGTCCCCCactcacaaggaaaaaatttactttattaaggaagaaaatatagaaagtaacttaaatgaagatataaaatcaaagagaatttcAGAATTAGAGGCATTACTAAACAAATTACTCCCACTCAGGGGAACAGCGTCaaaattccatgtgaatttttgtaggaaatgtaaaaaattatCTAAGAGTGAAATACACAGGggaaaaaggaatgagaaaaacaacaaGGAAATTCCCATCACTGGCAAGAATATTACAGATTTAAAATTCCATTCCAGAGTTCCAAGACATACACTGTCATTTTTTGACccaacaaatgaaatgaaaaacaaagaaaggcaaCCATTTGTAGTAAAACACGGATCAACAGTATTTGAAAATGAGAGAACACCCAAAGTCAATTCTGTCACTGAGCAGTGTGTTGCAAAAGTTCAGTACTTACAGAATTACCTAAAAGAATCTATACAGATACAGAAAAAAGTAACGGAACTGGAGAATGAAAATCTAACCCTTAAGACCAAAATAAAACCGCTAGTCTTTACCACACAATCTCTGATACAGAAAATTGAAATACATGAAAAGCAACTTAAGAATTTGGTTGAAGAAAAGAACACTATTCAGTCCAAGCTagttaaaacagaagaaaatggtaAAGAATGTcttaaagaattgaaaaaaataattagtaaatataaTGCTCTCCAAGGACATAATAAAActctagaggaaaaaaatagtcaactttctttggagaaacaaCAAATGATAGAAACTCTAGATCAACTGAAAAGTAAGGAACACAAAACTCAAAATGATATGGCCATTGTCAATGAAGAAAACAGTCGATTGAGTATAGAAATGgaatcaatgaaaacaaatattctgTTGATACAAGATGAAAAGGAAATGTTAGAGGAAAAAACATAccagcttttaaaagaaaaaagctcacttgaaaatgaactgaaagaaaacaagCTAGAGATAATGcaactgaaagagaaagaaagattggcaaaaaCTGAACAAGAGACACTTCTTCAAATAATAGAaacagttaaaaatgaaaaatttaatctTGAAACAACATTACAAGAATGTACTGCTGCTAgacaaaagatggaaagagaaattgagaatattCAAACTTACCACTCTACTGCAGAAgagaattttctgaaagaaatacaaaatgcaaaATCAGAAGCAAGTATTTATAAGAACAGCTTGTCAGAAATGAGCAATGAATGCGAAATGTTATCAAAAATGgtaatggaaattaaaacagataATCAGATTCtaaaagaagaactaaaaaaaCATAgtcaagaaaatgtaaattttgagaACAGCATCAGTAGACTCACAGAAGACAAAGTACTTTTAGAAAACTATGTAAGAAGTATAGAAAATGAAAGGGATACCCTCGAATTTGAGATGCGGAATCTTCAAAGAGATTATTTAAATCTAAGTGAAAAAATGTGTAGTCAGCATGGTGACCTAGCAAAAATGGGTTACATTTCgagaagagagaaattccatTTTGACAACTATGATACTCGTGAAGACACCTCCAGTCCCAGGAGTAGACCTTTAGCTCCTGATTTGAAAG gaattcCAAGTAAACTGTATCAACTACTTCCATCCaagatatgtaaataa